The DNA region CAAATTGGTGCCGAGACGTTTTTTAGCCATTAGCTCACAGCTTCCCTTTGAGTCTTGAACTTAATGTCGTGCCTGCGGATCATCTCTCCAGCCAAAGCAAGATAAGCAATAGCACCACGGGAGTTCTTATCGTAAGCCAGTACCGGCTTACCATGACTGGGCGCTTCTGCCAGCCGCACATTCCTTGGAATCACGGTGCGGTATACCTGATCACCAAAATGGCTGATCAGCTGGCGAGACACCTCGTTAGTCAAACCAATACGGGGGTCGTACATGGTTCGCAACAAACCTTCAATATGCAACCCGGGATTGAGCGTCTGACGGATACCGGTAATGGTTTCCATCAGGGCCGTTAACCCTTCCAGTGCATAATATTCACACTGCATTGGAATGATCACACCTTCTGCTGCCACCAGGGCGTTCAGTGTCAGCATATTTAACGACGGTGGGCAATCAATCATGATGAAGTCGTAGCGATCCTGAATCCTCTTCAGGGCATCCCGCAGGCGGGTTTCCTTCCCCATAAGGTTCATCAGTTCTACTTCGGCAGCAGTCAGGTCAGAATTAGTGGGAAGAATATCGTAACCAGCGTCATCACTATGCACAATGACATCATCTATGGCATTTCGTCCGGTCAGCACATGGTAGGAAGACAGTTCCAGATCATGCTTGTTCACCCCACTACCCATGGTGGCATTGCCCTGGGGGTCCAGGTCAATCAGCAACACCTTGCGCTTGGTGGCGACCAGAGAAGCGGACAGATTCACGCAGGACGTTGTTTTGCCAACGCCACCTTTCTGATTGGTTACCGCGAGTATTTTTCCCACTGCCTTATGTTACCGTTCGTTCTATTAATTCTTTATCTGCTTCAGCATAACGAGATGACGCTGTGCCTCACAACCCGGAACCGACAAAATATGACTTTCGGTCTCTTTAATATCAGGCCGTACTGCGTACAGATCCTGTAATTCTTCTTCCGGATACAGGCCTTTCATCGCAAGAAAGGTACCTTCCGGACTCAAAAGATGATGCGTTCCTTCCACCATATCCAGCAAAGAGCTGAAGGCTCGTGACATAATAACATCAAAAGGTTGCTCACCCTGAAAGGATTCACAGCGGGTATTTTCAACCCGAACGTTTTTTAAACCCAGCTCCATTTTTGCCTGAGTCATGAATCTGGTTTTTTTACCATTACTGTCCAGCAAAGTGAATTGCTTTTCAGGGTACATAATCGCCATGATCATGCCCGGCAGACCGGGGCCGGAACCCACGTCCATCAGGTAATCTCCGGTCATGTACGGTGCAATACTCAGACTGTCGAGAATATGGCGGGACACCATCTCATTAATATCGCGCACGGCTGTCAGGTTGTAAGCCTTGTTCCATTTGGCCAGCAACTCAACATACCGGGTCAGCAAATCAGCCTGCTCTTCAGTTAACGACACAGACAGTGTATTTGCACCCCGGCAGATACTTTCACGTAGGGACATTTCAAACTAACCCGGAAAAAAATCAATAGGTTAGTTTATTGTAATTCGCCAGAAGCGTCGAACGCAGACTCATACCAATTCCGTCCTGCCTAAAGCATCAGCAACAGAAGCCGATGTGAACTTTCAGGTTCACACGAGCTAAATCTGATGGCTGACCCACAAGAACAATTCGAACAACTGATTCAGCACCTGAGTAGCATCAGTGGTCACGATTTCCCCATCAATGACAACGCCTGCACGCTGGTCAATGAAGACAATGAAGTTGCTGCGGTCATTGAGCTACCTGAAGACAGCGACCTGCTGTTAATCCATACAATGGTTGCCCGGCTACCTTCTGATCCGGAAGTACGCCATGGCAGGGCTCTGCAACTGCTGACACTGAACAGCAGCCCGGACAAACTGCGTGGAGCCTGGTTTTCCATCGATGAAGAAGGCTACGGCATTCACCTGACAACCAGCTCGCCAGTCGACAGCCTGACAACCGGTATATTCGAAAACCTGCTCTTCAATTACATCCAGCTTGCCGAAAAGCTGAAGCAGGAACTGACAGAAGAAGAGCTGGAACTTGCCAGCCCTCCTCCCCCACCGGCCGCAGGATTACAGGTATGAGTCCGGGCGGAGCCAGTTTTCCTACAACGGGACCTTCAGGGGTTGATCCAAACAGACCCTCCCTCCAGCCTGATAACGAAAAACGCTCATCTGCGCCAGTTTCAAACCCGGCCCTGAAAGAACGTCTGCAACAATTCAAATCCGGGCTCAGTGGATTACCGGGAAAGCTCAGGGGACACTTTCAGTCTCTGCACCGGCAGCCACCCGAAGTAACTCCGCAGCTTGTTTCAAAAACAGCAAAAGCCTATGCCGTTGAAGCCCCACCTCCAACCGATGCAAAACAAAAAGTTCA from Endozoicomonas sp. NE40 includes:
- a CDS encoding ParA family protein — encoded protein: MGKILAVTNQKGGVGKTTSCVNLSASLVATKRKVLLIDLDPQGNATMGSGVNKHDLELSSYHVLTGRNAIDDVIVHSDDAGYDILPTNSDLTAAEVELMNLMGKETRLRDALKRIQDRYDFIMIDCPPSLNMLTLNALVAAEGVIIPMQCEYYALEGLTALMETITGIRQTLNPGLHIEGLLRTMYDPRIGLTNEVSRQLISHFGDQVYRTVIPRNVRLAEAPSHGKPVLAYDKNSRGAIAYLALAGEMIRRHDIKFKTQREAVS
- the rsmG gene encoding 16S rRNA (guanine(527)-N(7))-methyltransferase RsmG, with amino-acid sequence MSLRESICRGANTLSVSLTEEQADLLTRYVELLAKWNKAYNLTAVRDINEMVSRHILDSLSIAPYMTGDYLMDVGSGPGLPGMIMAIMYPEKQFTLLDSNGKKTRFMTQAKMELGLKNVRVENTRCESFQGEQPFDVIMSRAFSSLLDMVEGTHHLLSPEGTFLAMKGLYPEEELQDLYAVRPDIKETESHILSVPGCEAQRHLVMLKQIKN
- a CDS encoding type III secretion system chaperone, which gives rise to MADPQEQFEQLIQHLSSISGHDFPINDNACTLVNEDNEVAAVIELPEDSDLLLIHTMVARLPSDPEVRHGRALQLLTLNSSPDKLRGAWFSIDEEGYGIHLTTSSPVDSLTTGIFENLLFNYIQLAEKLKQELTEEELELASPPPPPAAGLQV